The following is a genomic window from Zerene cesonia ecotype Mississippi chromosome 25, Zerene_cesonia_1.1, whole genome shotgun sequence.
tgtatttttatactgtaCAGGAAACCGCGTAAGGATAATTGCAAGACATCATTTCTTGGTCCCAATACAGGTTTGCCGGGCAGCTGAAGTAGTTTGGAAAGAATGAGCCATCTAAGTTTTGTATGCAGACGTAAAATGATCCACAATCCTTTGGATTTGGGAACATTCCAGCTGATTTACAGGTAAAATCATTTTTGGGAGTTGTTGGAGCTGAAAACAACGATAGGGTTATagcaagaaaaataaaaagggaaTAGACTTAAATTTTAGGtactatttttaagtattaaaggGCAAACACATAAAACTGTTCACGCGCCGCTCAAGCAGAAATTTACGATATGTATCGAAAGCTGGAATATTTGTTAGGGAGTTAGTTATACGATGTTTTTCATTACACTGATTTTATAAAGAGACTTAcgttcaattataaataaacaaatttagtaCGTTTGTATGCATGAATTAAAACCCTTTATTGGCACTGAAGATACCATCAAAACACAAACACTTAACGCAAAAGGCATAAAGGCGACCTTATCGCTTAAAGACCAATCTTTTGAAGAAAACGTGATGTCGATTATTAACTTTTGAATAATGACTGAATATATAACAGAAAACAATGAAGAAACTCAAAAATTACTGCACTGActctgaatttaaaaaaaattactgtttatttttatttacgctgtataaatactatgttcatataaatcatattatcgCTGTTCATtgttctatatgtatatattttttgtttttatctattttcaaTTGAAGTGGGTTCTTGTATGACTCAAGGTTGACAACTATATCATTGTCAAGTTCGTTCAATAGCATGGAAGTAATAAAGTTTTCGTTTATGAAGTCAAATCAGTCTTTCTTTACATCTAGCAACACGagaaacgtaaaaaaaattatcgattGAGTCataattcaaaatgttatgttCTAGAAAGAATACCTGAAGTTGTTGGGCTAGGAATCATAGTACTCGATGAACCCGATGACGTAACAGAACTAGTAGAACTTGAACTATGTTGTGTAGTTGGCACTTGTGTGGTTACAGGATTTGATGTGGTGGAACTAGACAAAAGAGGTGTAGTTGGCACTGGTCCTACGGTAGTGCCACTAGAGTTTGAGCTAGACAGTATTCGTTTAACCGCTCTCAAAAGAGGAAAGGTTTCGTTATGACATATGCCGTGGAAATCGTCAGTTTCTATGCTCCAAATCATAACCCCAGCAATGTTCATACTTAAAGCGTATTTTGCTTTGGCAATAAGAGAATCTACATCGTCATATGAAACCCAGTTTCTGTTCTGAACAGCATACGGGACTTTTGCCAAGCTATCCTGATATATGCTCCATTTTTGTTCACGGAGCAGACTGCAAAACTggaagaaattatattatttataagagcTGACAGTGATAATGTGAAATTAATTCTAGTACACAgttcgaaataaattaatataacttggTAAAACTTTACGCATACGATTCGTGACTGAActttatctgtggtatttaCTATAGGCATAATTAGGTACTTGGATAATTACAGAAGACATTTGAAGACTAAATATATCATTACGAAGATTTTGAGTTTGTAAAGttcagttataataattattaccttatttttattactttaaaacaaGCTACTTGAGCTGACGTAGTTTTTTTCGAACTCTggattatgaaaaaaatgttaattaaatgtattcaacTACCGTACTTTAAGTCCGTTCCCCGTTTCAAAATGTATCAAAGTtcttaatttgtaaatgaGGTCCTTTGAGTTGTCAACTTTTGTTAGAGTTGTACAAGTTAAGGGGCGTTTAGTTTAGAGACACTGAActttatcattgaaataaaggGGCTTGTTTGGTACGAAGTTTAAAAAACAGCATAATTTAGCGAGCATGACTCGCCAGCTTGATGACAATATTTCAAGTAATCCATTAAAAAGcggtattttgtttaaaatgttgcCATGTAAATTTTAAGCCCTATGTCGCGCAGCTTAAAATCGAATTTGGCTTACCTCATTATACCCAATGTTTCCATTGGTAGCGGTGTATGGGCCAGAAATACCAGGTCCGTATGAAGGTGCTCTCACGGAATAAACATTGGgatttattaatgtgaaagtatGACCATAAAATGGTAGACCGATGACCAGTTTTTCTGGTGGAAAACCTGAACGATGTTTTGAATCAGTATTAGTGTAAGAAAATATACTCCATTCATACGAAACAGTTTCATGaatctaaaattaatgaactaaataaattgatatgtgtaaaattaaatcattaatgtatgtaagtcatttattattgagttttacatattttaacggTTTTATCCTTCCTattatcccactaatattataaatacgaaaatttgtaagaatgtgtatgtgtttgttgctctttcacgaaaaaactactgaactgattgcaatgaaatttcgtacgtagatagctggacaactggaataacatacaggtaactttttatctcgatattcttaCAGGTTgcggaattacgcgggtgaaaccgcggggcgcagctagttatgcAATATTCTGCAAATCATCTTTgtgaaattatatagaaaataccTTGCGTCAACCAATATTCTACTGCGACATCCACGGTATTGAGGTTTTCTCTGATTTCGTGCTCATCACCTTCCCCCTTGTGTAGTGGTGAATTGTGCCCAGTCACTGTATCCCATGGACCATACATATCGTAAGTCATTAGCCCCAAGAGATCTAAATATCTGGTTAGTATAGAAACATGCTCTTTAACTACTGAATAAAGCTGTAAAGCTGTGCCTACCTATAATTTAGATACATACTACTAATGtgttgatgtatattttaatagttttaacaagaaattatgtatCCAGTTGGTAAgcctttctttaaataaattaaaattaaatagttctaatacataaaaaataagaataatattgtttgattgacttgttacaaatatttagaaGAAAGTGAAAATAtcagattaataataaatgtagaaaGAGGTAAGTCCTATTAAAAATGagaattaaaaacttactGCGCTATAGTTGGTATATCATACGATAAGGATGCGGTGTCCCGTGTGGAAGCTACAGCAGCGCTTAATAAAAGACCATATTTGTCAAACTCTGTTCTCAATTCCTTTAGTAATTTCGTAAAGTTGTCTATATCAGCCTTTCCATTCACGGAGTCTCTCCGGTTAGGATATTCCCAGTCAATATCAAGACCATCGAAACCATAGGTCATAATCATTTTGATTGCACTCGATacaaaattctttcttaaGGCTGAGCTTGCTGCCATCTGGTGTAAACGAAATAAAGTTAACATTTAGGACTGTCTTTTCCTTCAATTTATTCCCAGTTAGCCATGTAAAAGCAAGCAATACTTCAAATAGAATGCaaattttgtgttataataatgattaaaacaaCTCACAATCGAATACTTTGCTGATCCTTCGTTCCAGCCACCGACAGCTAAAATAGTTTTCAGCTTTGTGTTCGTTTGTTTCAATGCATTGAAAATACGGAAAttatctgaaatatttttttaacaatgttgGTGAGAGCTTTCGGGTGCAGGCAGAGAGATATTTGTGTTTTGATCACTGACTAAGAATTGAATACTGCGGCTGTGGGTTTATGTTTatgatgttaaataaaatttacaactcATAATTTCTCGAATTAAAATACCTACAGGTAAATTTTAGAATGTATCATCACAGtacatatttctaaaaaacCAAGAAAAGGTGTTACACGTCGttattttcatagatattattttatgttttaaattagaagtattatgtttcgtttgttttattatgaagGTTTTCCAGCTAATTTATCagaaaacaatattcaaaGAGAAAAGTTAAGAAATAGCTGAAGTGAAGTTGAAAAGTTGTTGCTCGAAGCCGCGGGGTGGCCGCGAACTAACTTTgatgtaaatattacaaagcatAGCAACTTGATACCGTTACTATAGATCAATAGATGATATTCTAAGAAAACAAGCCAATgccacaaattaaataaatgatttaataacaattaaataaatcgctAATAGAGATTTGCATTCATAGTAAAACATTCTCGTAAACTATATCccaactttttttatatttgcaggcaactgagcttaCCACCGCTTTATGGGTTAAAGGATAAGAAAATGACTGGCGATGGGAAAGAAGAAATGCATATGGAAGCGTGAGAAAGAAAACGAATCTCCGGGCAACTATACTATAACTCGATTTAATGATGCGTTCGAAATtactcaaaatttaatttaaaagtaataaacaatCGTCCCACTCACCTCTTCCCCAATTATCTGGTAAATCGAGGTACGGATCCAATGAAACAACATTTCCCTGAGAATTGATTCCAACAAAAGTGTACACTAAATGTGTACAAAGATCTGCGTTGATGTTGCCAACATCAAATTTTCCATTACCACTTCTGTATGTTGCCCACGTGCCATAGTAACAGACTATCTTTTCTGGTGAAATAACagtagtaattaataaatatgaaatgattgCTTTGCGctaagaatcataaaaatattaatattgtgtaGGTAGTTACACTATCGGCTGTTTTTTTgtgcaatttttaataaaaaaaaaacgtattataaaaatgttccgTTGTCAACGCATTAAAAAGgacaaaaacaaacttttctaGTACggattttttacatacaaaaagaaaGGCTAAATAGGTTTCAATTTTTTCTTCCTTCATATCTATTGGTAAGAAAAGTGTGCGTTCtatcattgaaattaattttctggTTACCTgcacattattaaatatttttatgatacttcAAATTATACTTTTGCACTCACTTTCATTGGCTGTAACAGCAccaacaaacattaaaacaataaccaATTGAAATACCGACATTTCCTGTTTTTTTCCATAAACAAACTCATGAGTAACATATCCAAGTGTTTTTAAAGAAACGCcttatcttattattacaCTAAGCTGTGATTGTATTGCAATGCTTTGATATCTCACCGACTGTAATGAACTTCTAGTTTTATTGATACTACACTAACAATTGTCAATTGATAAGAATAATACTGGGatttttattgagtttaaTGTATACCCGaaaccttaaaaatatttgctggTCGGGCATTTGTgggaaatgtttaatttgacatttttaaagtaacttttttatgaaaacaaaaacgtCAGTTCCATTCGAACAGAAACACGAACAATATTCCATATAACTTATATCGGGCAACATTGACATTGTACTCTGTGCTTAAAAACGCGGGAATTTCGGGAACATAATACGAAACATTAGGACGTTatatcacgtaaaaactatcAGCTGCACCCATCTAGAAAACCTATTTACATTCGCATCCAATCCGGCCTTTGACGGCTTAACCAATATCACTAGGCacacaattttaaagttaCCCTCACTCGTATATAGTGGACAGGACTTTTAAACCGCACGGAATCCATTTAGCCATCACggtgcaaataaaaaagtcttGGGCGCATGTGGTAGAGACATATTTTCGACTTTCATTCGCGGAGCAGGCACACGGGCTTGTAAGTTATGACCGAAATGTGTCCAAACAAAACTGCTGCATAAAAGCTGTTGTGGGCCTAGAATTCAATTTTTGTCACGATAGACACACAAGCACTTAGCTTGTTTGGGTTTTGCACGCGATTCGCATCCATACTTACTaactagtataataattataatatgacacTGCTAACAAAATGATTTAGAATCCGTtggtttttttctttttatagtgCCTTCCCCTTTGAGAGGTTGGCGATCATTAGGGctatatacattttgaaaacCGCTGTTCTAAACAATGATTTGGTGCTTTTTCCGTTAGTTTCTGcactttaatacattttattcgcaatataaattttttgacaataattacaacgacaaaaaaacataaaataacatacggAAAATTCTCAAACACCAGTTGCAAGAATTTACGCAACATGAAAACAAATCGCGTATCGATAAAACAAATCATCGATCACTTCAATTAATtctattcattgttttattgctaATACTTATCTTATCAGATTCTGTTAATCATGCATGTAATCCAGCTTCTGATTGTCATTGACTTTTGACTAAGGGAATCAAGTGGTAAAGGTAGAAATAGTGAAACATACctttacgaatattataaactgaCTGATCATAATAATCTCTGGAGCTACAGGTTCGaactagaaataattattgtattggtaagtaattttattgagaCGGGCTCCACGGTTTGAGCACGACCACAAAGCGGAGcggtattgaaaatatttaaaattatgagaaGAGTCTCCGTACTCTAAAAGAGATGTTAACGAAGGTGCGGATGATGTACtagaataatagaaataataataacaacgattttcttttttattataatttaaggcaacattttacttattaggaattgtaataatttcgAATTGACGAAAACATTTTGGGGGTTACGTGGGTCAAGTCCTTAAACAAgcaatttaatatctatatagcATGTTTTTCTGATTACAAATACTTGGAACTCTCCTGATGAGATAGAAAACCTGTAGGAGAAAGTTCTTAATAATTGATCGAAGCCACATCaatggaaaatattgtattattggtttagtttatctatttaatcaTTGAAATTCGTAGATTGTAAGAACATAAGTTATAAAGGCATTTAAGGTAAGAAAACACATTCAAAATTGACGGAATTTACTGCGgaagttttatttagttattatttgaatacaataataaatattcacttcTCCAAATGACGACACACACTTACTACTCATAAGCTGCAATCCTTTCgtctacaaatttattatgtctGCCTCGTTACTTCATtacttaacaaaatttaaaataatatagcctatatataaTCTGTTTCTAGAAAAAGTTCCGTTAATCTCACTCAACGTGGAAGTCAAGCACGCTTGGGCACGAATTTTGCCAGCTCCCACTGGGGAAGGTAAATAGAAGATCGTCGTACTTAGTATGTGACGACTGCtgtattttgtatgataatatGGCGAAGCACCAGCCCTTTTCCTCACACTTCCCATTATAAGCTTGTATTTCCTTCGTCAATCCATGTCTTATCCCTAACCCTTTATAACCGGGCTACACATTTGCACATGAACAACCTTTACAAGTGTTCCCGGGCGATGATGATCATTTACCAACAGATGATCCATCAGCTCAGCTGTCCGCTCtggcataaaaaaagttaatattcacatattttcttcaaaaatttaaaaacaacaagaCACAGAATCCAATTAAGCAAACCGACCCCATGTCATAGAGGACACTCTATCCAGTTGAAAGAGTATAAAATTACAGCCGCGACTGCCATAGAGAAAAATGGCGGGATATTTCAACCTTCCAATATGCTACAATCGAGACTAACAAACTATTTACAATTGGTTCTCGAACTGTTGAACATAGGAATTTCGATCGTGATTTAACATTATTCTTATTGATAGGAATTAAGCCAACCTATAACAAATCAATGAAATCAGAAaatgaagtaaatatattgttgCTATAGCCGCATCTAATCATTTGgtaacacatatttattaatttatgctttattgctCTGGATCGATTGCAAATTTGCTTGGGTaacattattagaaaaatcattttgtatcattgttttttgttttaagttcGTTTATCGGGGTTttgagttaaaaaataaaattgttctaCTAACTAGTCAAGGAAGCAATTTAAACCTTCAACTTCACAatgaaaaaatcataaatatttacaagcgTAGATTCAAAAGTTTCAAAGAAAATCTAAAGTGATAAATCTGTATTCAAGGTGTACGTTCCGTAGATGTGAGCAGTTGTAAActaatttaactttaagaaTTAAACGCGGGTCGTAGGCTTGTTTATATACTCACTGGACTTATTGTAAACAAGGATATTACATGTcgatgtttacatttttaatcataatataaactgatACTCTACTGTTATCTTTGAGTTTGGTATTATCTTGgagttttatcttatttacaaTTCATTTATCAGTCtcaatattactaatattataaatttgggAGAAAGATGGATGATGTACCATCATATACATACGTGAAAATCAGTTATTGATTTGTATCATGCAATAATTTCCAATCTCATCtattatgtattgtaaattgatataatttctttcTAGATCTATCGATAATCTTTACAGTATTTATAAGGCAGTGTGTTATAAACGCAAAACCATTACGTAATAATGAAATCTAAATCGTTGTTTAAAACGAAGTAATAAGTTCTTATTTGAACATTTATGAATGAACCTTTAGAACAATCTGTATTCTATCGTCATGTACACGAACGAGAACATATGAAATAGGGATCGAGTTCGAatgatatttgattattttaatattcttttcgTAGTAGGGGAGGGTGATTGTTGAAATTGTTTTGGCCAAGCGATCATTCTAACGAGAGGCTATTCCCATATTTGAATGGATGTCGGTTCTTTTTTACCGTGATTTAGATTGATTTTCTATAGTTGCAacagttttttaaaatttgtttcacaCGTAGGTACTATATTgctttgttgttatttttttagaaaaaaaattgtggtacgacattgttttattagatttgatcagtttaaataagaaatcttACACTTGACTCTGACTCTGACTGATtcattatatagtattttcttgtgtttgattttacgcaagtattacacatttggaaattaaagatttttaaacggattttaatcgcgatttattcattatattacggggagactgacctttctgtctccccgtgaccacgatcgctgtaaaatgttcaaaagttctttaatttctaaacgattcataataatatgtgttattaattctttttattttcatgttaattcttctcttattttttctcatttcgACATCCTTCTCCAGCCAGCATGGTGGATTGTATAGCTTTATTTGTCATAAGCCTGGGTGGGttagatattttaagttaatctCAGAAACCCTAAAAATCGGAAGGCCTTACTGAAGGTATTGAAACAGCTAATCCTAATTAGGTGGATATAAATACAAGCAAAAGCAAATAACACGCAATATCCATAACATAAAAGCTTCACGAGTAAACAGAAGCGAAATTTAATCTCAATATATTCCCATAATTAGCTTGTATTTGTCTAAAAATTCGtcgtattttgattttaattaaggaTATATCATGGCCCGGGGCCGGTTCACTCGCAAATAAAGGTTATTGTACAAATTTGAATGTGGTTTTATAAAGGGCATTACAAATTCTCATTATGATGTATTCGTTTGgaatattgtacattttttcagttttttgagggtgtttaaaacatatatgagGGAGTTTTAAAGGAttgtacttaaaattaaatgtaggtaCTCATATTACGTGAGTTTTCAGTGCCAATTGCTATTTCTTGATAGAGGGAGTTAAcaagttttcatttattaattgctttttatatacaataaaacaaatagtttaaattgttttaaacagtacaaaatataaccaaataaaaatgcCCTCAAAAGTTTTTTGAGATTCTTTACCTCGATCAGTTGGCCATACTATATAGTctacacttataatattataaatacaaaaggaaCTCTATCTGTTTGTCTCTTCTTTACGCTTAAACCCATAATCCTATGCATTGGCTATGTAGACAAGCTAAACGCAAAAGGCTAGTAATAAACAAGCTGAGAGAATGACTTGAATAACTATACTAATAGAAGCTAGATTAAACCAGCTACCGAAAACCTAGATTGTTATTGAGTTGAGacaatactatatttttattacatcccGAGAACCGGACCAGGCAGCTATTAGCAGACTTTTACCAGATTCCTTAATCCTTACGTATCGTTCTACATCCATATGGAGTTAATTGTTTATCATATTCAGAAATGTCCAATTACTTCTAAACATGTCGATTtagaagattataaaaataattcatataaaaatgctaTTGTACCGCAGTACTACGAACAATCATGGGCGAAACGCAAATTTGATTTCTTTGTCCTATTTGCTATTccgataataaataaataaacttaaagcaaagttattaaataactaacttcaccccgctgtttcacccgcgttaatccgtatcccataggaatatcgggactaaagttgcctatatgttattccagttgtccagctgtctatgtaccaaatttcattgcaatcggttcagaagttttgcgtgaaagagtaacaaacacacacacatccttacaaactttcgcatttataatattagtaggataggattatcaCGAACACGCTTACACTAGACTGgcaattaatatcaaattcttTACAAAAGTATCCATGAAAGAACAGCGAAAATTTCCCTGTAGTGTTCTAGAAAGTACTATATATTCAGATAAATGGGGCGTTTGTTGTATTAAGTTGACGCGCTGCGACTAACCATAGTTTCAACAAATACCATTCCCGCGGGCTTATATCGTCTTTATAACCTATTTATATTCGTAGCCTTGCCGTGTTGAGTAAAAACCTATGTTTTATGTGTGGGGCCGTAAAAATCCCACGTTCCCTAGACGTGTTTCGTTCTAGATTCTCGCATTATATGGTAAATTGTTTTTCAGAACGGTAATTGTTTTAAAGGTt
Proteins encoded in this region:
- the LOC119836588 gene encoding chitinase-3-like protein 1, with product MCSPVIKGFLSHQEKKIVCYYGTWATYRSGNGKFDVGNINADLCTHLVYTFVGINSQGNVVSLDPYLDLPDNWGRDNFRIFNALKQTNTKLKTILAVGGWNEGSAKYSIMAASSALRKNFVSSAIKMIMTYGFDGLDIDWEYPNRRDSVNGKADIDNFTKLLKELRTEFDKYGLLLSAAVASTRDTASLSYDIPTIAQYLDLLGLMTYDMYGPWDTVTGHNSPLHKGEGDEHEIRENLNTVDVAVEYWLTQGFPPEKLVIGLPFYGHTFTLINPNVYSVRAPSYGPGISGPYTATNGNIGYNEFCSLLREQKWSIYQDSLAKVPYAVQNRNWVSYDDVDSLIAKAKYALSMNIAGVMIWSIETDDFHGICHNETFPLLRAVKRILSSSNSSGTTVGPVPTTPLLSSSTTSNPVTTQVPTTQHSSTPTTPKNDFTCKSAGMFPNPKDCGSFYVCIQNLDGSFFPNYFSCPANLYWDQEMMSCNYPYAVSCTV